A portion of the Raphanus sativus cultivar WK10039 unplaced genomic scaffold, ASM80110v3 Scaffold0639, whole genome shotgun sequence genome contains these proteins:
- the LOC108806218 gene encoding probable E3 ubiquitin-protein ligase WAVH2 — translation MVFGWRKAFCTSFPSNQDKSHQSSADLLQTDPPIHTPRLRSKFGFFSNPSTPRLRSRGGGGGSGCRSSASTAASTPSLPTSPKLQCRTTSNATPRTSNPSTPKFLSNPSSPKSSSPSSHGGVSLLRATLLLNQSNSNRCGICLQRVDSDQIKTTAIFTAECSHSFHLSCAVRLQDKRCPFCSAAWRSDSPSPNSRSDPVRKPEIREIKTGKSLRVYNDDEPLAYSPVSLARFNTIMESDENDDVEEEGDEFPGFFPDSSITPAASISGSLEVQLLPESAVVETGKRIETHVVVMKVKASAAREAVRARRSPIDLVAVLDLSGGGGANLQTVKHAMRLVISLLREMDRLSVVVFSTGSKRLMPLRRMTAKGRRSARRIVDALGGIEAIGGGGGMSVGDALKKAVKVVEDRRERNPTASVLVLSDGQDQSEAVLRARLSSTRVPFVVSTTRLSRPEIPVHSVWIASPSALQYVPLRDAFTERIAALLSVVLHDVKLDVGLVSGSPLTEISAVYSLTGRPESFGSGSGVVVGDLFAEEEREFLVELKVPTSLSGSHRVMSVRSSVVDPTTLQPLPCPNEKRFLIPRAQAVRFVSASIERLRNRHLVCRAVADSRKMIERDDLVGAYQVLTAVRSNALDENDSLKSLEAELAELNRLKPRDGIVNQAEEEKTEQLTPTSAWRAAEKLAKVAIMRKHLNRVSDMHGLENARF, via the exons ATGGTGTTTGGTTGGAGAAAAGCGTTTTGCACATCCTTTCCTAGTAATCAAGACAAATCTCATCAATCATCAGCAGACCTTCTTCAAACTGATCCACCTATTCACACCCCAAGACTCCGATCAAAGTTCGGATTTTTCTCAAACCCATCAACTCCCCGTCTCCGATCTCGCGGCGGCGGAGGTGGTAGCGGATGCCGCTCCTCCGCTTCAACCGCAGCCTCAACTCCTTCTCTTCCCACTAGTCCCAAACTCCAATGCAGGACAACGAGCAATGCTACTCCAAGAACCAGTAACCCCTCCACTCCTAAGTTTCTCTCTAACCCTTCTTCTCCCAAatcatcttctccttcctccCACGGCGGCGTTTCTCTCCTCCGTGCCACACTCCTTCTCAACCAG AGTAACAGTAACAGATGTGGGATTTGTCTACAGAGAGTTGATTCCGATCAGATCAAAACGACGGCGATTTTCACGGCAGAGTGTTCACATTCGTTTCACCTCTCTTGCGCCGTTAGACTACAAGACAAGCGTTGTCCCTTCTGTTCCGCCGCGTGGAGGTCCGATTCTCCCTCTCCGAATTCAAGATCCGACCCGGTTAGAAAACCCGAGATCCGGGAAATAAAGACGGGGAAGTCGCTGAGAGTGTACAACGACGACGAGCCGTTGGCTTACTCCCCTGTCTCTCTCGCTCGGTTCAACACGATAATGGAATCAGACGAAAACGACGACGTAGAGGAAGAGGGAGACGAGTTCCCCGGATTCTTCCCTGATTCCTCGATCACGCCGGCGGCTTCCATCTCCGGGAGCCTGGAGGTTCAATTGCTGCCGGAATCCGCCGTGGTGGAGACCGGGAAAAGGATCGAGACGCACGTCGTCGTCATGAAAGTCAAGGCGTCGGCGGCGAGGGAAGCGGTGAGAGCGCGGAGGTCGCCGATCGATCTCGTGGCGGTTCTCGATCTGAGCGGCGGCGGAGGAGCGAATCTGCAGACGGTTAAGCACGCGATGAGGCTGGTGATCTCTCTCCTCCGGGAGATGGACCGGCTCTCCGTCGTCGTGTTCTCGACGGGATCGAAGCGGTTGATGCCGTTACGACGGATGACGGCGAAGGGACGGCGGTCGGCGCGGAGAATCGTGGACGCGCTCGGCGGAATTGAAGCGATCGGCGGCGGCGGCGGGATGAGCGTTGGCGACGCTTTGAAAAAAGCGGTTAAAGTCGTTGAGGATCGGCGGGAGAGGAATCCGACGGCCAGCGTTTTGGTTTTATCGGACGGTCAGGATCAGTCCGAGGCGGTTCTGAGAGCTAGGCTGAGCTCCACGCGCGTGCCGTTCGTCGTCTCCACCACTCGCTTGTCTCGTCCCGAGATCCCGGTTCACTCGGTTTGGATCGCGTCTCCTAGCGCGTTGCAGTACGTGCCGCTCCGGGACGCGTTCACGGAGAGAATCGCTGCGTTGCTTAGTGTAGTTCTACATGACGTCAAGCTCGATGTAGGTTTGGTCTCCGGATCTCCGTTGACCGAGATCTCAGCTGTTTACTCTTTGACGGGCAGACCCGAGAGTTTCGGATCCGGGTCGGGCGTTGTCGTCGGCGATTTGTTCgcggaggaggagagagagttTCTCGTTGAGCTCAAAGTACCGACTTCGTTGAGTGGGTCCCATCGTGTGATGTCCGTACGGTCTTCGGTCGTTGACCCCACGACGCTTCAGCCGTTACCTTGTCCGAACGAGAAACGGTTTTTGATCCCACGGGCACAGGCTGTCCGATTCGTTTCTGCTAGCATCGAACGGCTTAGGAATCGTCACTTGGTGTGCCGCGCTGTAGCTGATTCACGTAAGATGATTGAGCGTGATGATTTAGTCGGAGCCTATCAGGTTTTAACAGCGGTTCGGTCAAACGCATTGGATGAGAATGATAGCTTAAAGAGCTTGGAGGCTGAGTTAGCCGAGCTAAACCGGTTGAAACCGAGAGACGGTATAGTAAATCAAGCCGAAGAGGAGAAAACCGAGCAACTTACGCCGACTTCGGCTTGGAGAGCGGCTGAGAAATTGGCGAAAGTGGCTATCATGAGGAAGCATTTAAACCGAGTCAGCGACATGCACGGCTTGGAAAACGCCagattttaa
- the LOC130502655 gene encoding phosphoenolpyruvate carboxykinase (ATP) 2-like codes for MAGNGNTDGEFSFSAAAARDALPRITTEKGAKPTTSSDVCHDDTASPVNFQTIDELHSLQKKRSAPTTPLKEGGGEVMGTSGPTTPVSGESMLQSVSASLASLTRETGPKVIKGDPTSTSKVAHVPHTPTSVPAADISDSALKFTHVLHNLSPAELYEQAIKYEKGSFVTSTGALATLSGAKTGRSPKDKRVVKDETTASELWWGKGSPNIEMDEQTFLVNRERAVDYLNSLDKVFVNDQYLNWDPENRIKVRIVSARAYHSLFMHNMCIRPTPEELENFGTPDFTIYNAGKFPCNRFTHYMTSSTSVDINLGRREMVILGTQYAGEMKKGLFGVMHYLMPKRKILSLHSGCNMGKEGDVALFFGLSGTGKTTLSTDHNRYLIGDDEHCWSETGVSNIEGGCYAKCIDLSREKEPDIWNAIKFGTVLENVVFDEHTREVDYKDKSVTENTRAAYPIEYIPNSKIPCVGPHPKNVILLACDAFGVLPPISKLDLAQTMYHFISGYTALVAGTEEGVKEPRATFSACFGAAFIMLHPTKYAAMLAEKMQAQGATGWLVNTGWSGGSYGSGSRIKLAYTRKIIDAIHSGSLLNATYRKTEIFGLEIPNEVEGVPSEILEPMNAWEDKVAYKDTLLKLAGLFRNNFETFTSHKIGEDGKLTEEILAAGPNF; via the exons ATGGCGGGAAACGGAAACACTGACGGAGAATTCAGTTTCTCGGCAGCGGCTGCGCGTGATGCCCTTCCGAGGATCACCACGGAGAAGGGAGCCAAGCCTACGACGTCGAGTGACGTGTGCCACGACGATACCGCGTCACCAGTCAACTTTCAAACCATCGATGAGCTCCACAGTCTCCAGAAGAAACGATCTGCACCGACCACTCCTCTCAAAGAAGGAGGTGGCGAAGTGATGGGAACCAGTGGCCCTACCACTCCTGTCTCCGGTGAGAGTATGCTTCAGTCCGTCAG TGCATCGCTGGCTTCGTTGACGAGAGAGACAGGACCGAAGGTAATCAAAGGAGATCCGACGTCGACGTCTAAAGTGGCACACGTGCCACACACTCCTACGTCAGTTCCGGCTGCTGACATTAGCGACAGTGCCTTAAAATTCACTCACGTCCTTCACAATCTCTCCCCCGCTG AATTGTACGAGCAGGCGATAAAATATGAGAAAGGATCGTTCGTGACATCGACCGGTGCGTTGGCGACATTGTCGGGAGCTAAAACCGGTCGGTCTCCTAAAGACAAGCGTGTGGTTAAGGATGAGACAACTGCGTCCGAACTCTGGTGGGGAAA AGGATCACCAAACATCGAAATGGATGAACAAACCTTTTTGGTGAACCGTGAAAGAGCTGTCGATTACTTGAACTCTTTAGACAAG GTGTTTGTGAATGACCAATACCTAAACTGGGATCCAGAGAACAGAATCAAAGTAAGAATAGTATCAGCAAGAGCTTACCATTCACTTTTCATGCACAACATGTGTATCCGTCCAACACCTGAGGAGCTAGAGAATTTTGGGACACCTGATTTCACAATCTACAACGCTGGAAAATTCCCATGCAACCGTTTCACTCATTACATGACATCATCGACTAGTGTCGACATAAACctaggaagaagagagatggTGATTCTAGGAACACAATATGCTGGAGAGATGAAGAAAGGACTCTTTGGTGTGATGCATTATCTGATGCCTAAGAGAAAGATTTTGTCTCTTCACTCCGGTTGTAACATGGGCAAAGAGGGAGATGTTGCTCTCTTTTTTGGACTCTCTGGGACCGGAAAGACTACATTGTCGACCGATCATAACCGGTATTTGATAGGAGATGATGAACATTGTTGGAGTGAGACTGGAGTCTCCAACATCGAGGGTGGCTGTTATGCGAAATGCATTGATTTATCGAGGGAGAAAGAGCCTGATATCTGGAACGCTATCAAATTCGGAACTG TTTTAGAGAATGTTGTGTTTGATGAGCACACAAGAGAAGTGGATTATAAAGATAAATCAGTGACGGAGAACACACGTGCTGCTTATCCTATTGAGTATATCCCCAACTCGAAGATACCTTGCGTTGGACCACACCCTAAAAACGTGATCCTATTGGCTTGTGACGCCTTTGGTGTGCTGCCGCCAATCAGCAAGCTGGATCTTGCTCAGACTATGTATCATTTCATCAGTGGCTACACTGCTCTC GTTGCGGGAACAGAGGAAGGAGTTAAGGAGCCAAGAGCGACTTTCTCAGCTTGTTTTGGTGCTGCTTTCATTATGCTTCACCCAACCAAATATGCAGCCATGTTAGCCGAGAAAATGCAAGCTCAAGGAGCCACTGGTTGGCTTGTTAACACCGGCTGGTCTGGTGGAAG CTATGGATCTGGAAGTCGAATCAAGTTGGCCTATACACGAAAGATTATTGATGCTATACATTCGGGTAGTCTCTTGAATGCAACTTATCGGAAAACAGAGATTTTTGGTTTGGAGATTCCAAATGAAGTTGAAGGAGTGCCTTCTGAGATTTTGGAGCCTATGAATGCA TGGGAAGACAAAGTGGCTTATAAGGACACATTGTTGAAGTTGGCCGGTTTGTTTAGAAACAACTTTGAGACATTCACAAGTCATAAGATTGGAGAAGATGGAAAATTGACTGAAGAGATTCTTGCAGCTGGTCCAAACTTCTAA